DNA sequence from the Hyalangium ruber genome:
GGCGGCATGCCCTCCTCCCCCACGGCCGTCTCCGGAGCTTCTTCCTGCTGCGGCGCCCCCAGGAGTTCAAGAAACGGGCCCTTCGCGCGAATGCACCCCAGCTCGCGCAGTCCGCCCGAGGGTGGCAACCCCATTCTCTCGACGCGTCCAGGTTCATCCCGTGTGGAGGACATGGTCCCAGTGTACTCAGCCCGGGAGCCGAGGCGCATCGTCGGCTTCGGCATTCCACAGCGCAGCAGACTGCGCTCTCCCTGCCCTCAGTCCTCGTCAGTGACCCAAAGCAGGCCAATGCGGCCCGCGCCCACGACGACGATGCCGCCCTCGAAGGTGGCCGGAGTCAGGGCCCTGCCGCTGCCGTAGCCCCAACCGGTCTTGGGTGGCGAACCGTCCGGCAGCAGCACGGTGTGCAGGTCAGAGTTGCTCAGCAGACGGCGCGAGGGGCCGAAGAGTGCCAGAAACGCGAGTGCGCACTCCCGAGCGTGGAGGCGCTCTCGCTTGGGCTGGGCATAGGCCATGGTCTCGGACAACAGGTAGGTCAGCGTACGCACCGCCTCCTCATGGGTCAGCTCGTGCCACCCCGTCTGGCTCCAGTCCGGGCCCAGGGTGAACAGCTCCAGCTCGGAGAGGAACGCATTGAGCACCGGCGTCAGCTCCGCGCCAGCCTCCAGCTCGGGGGTGGGCAGCAGCCTGACCTCGAGCCGCTCCCAACTCTCGTCGGATTCGAGCATTTCCTGGAGCCGTTCCACCTCCCGTGACAGCGCTTCACGGGGAGCGAGGGGCACGGGCGAGGGGTCGCGCTCGGTCATGGGGCCAGAATAGCGCAGCTGCTGGGTGCGCTCTTGGCTCGACGTTAGGAGATACCAAGCCTCACCGAGCCCCTTGCCTGCGCCGCAACCGCCGCAGCACCAGGGGTAGGCCCAGTAGCGCCAGAGGGGCCAGAGCCGACATGCCGCTGCCACAGCCGCAGCCCCCCTCCGCCGTCTCGTCCCCGCCTCCAGGCCTCGTGCCCGCGTCGGCGCTCGTCCCGGAGTCGGGCGTGCCCTCGCTCGGGCCTCCGTCCGGGCCGGAGACCGAGCCATCCGGGTTTCCCGGCGTCGTCCCTCCGTCCTCATCCGAGCCTCCCGCGTCGGGCCCAGAGCTGCCCGCATCCGCTCCCGCGCCCCCATCCGGTGACGAACCGGCATCCGGCGTCCCCGCATCGACAGCAACGCACGAGCCGTCCTGGCAAGTGCCTCCTGGGCAGGCGGTGCCATCCGCCACGGAGGGGAAGGTACACGTCCCCATCGGGCTACAGGCCACGGTGTGGCACGCATCGGGAGGTGGGCAGTCCGAGTCCTGCCGGCACTGCGCGCAGGCGAACTCGCCATTCTGGTTCACACAGAAGGGCGTCGCCGCCTGGCAGGGGGTGCATGCGGCTCCGCAGTAGAGTTCCGTGTTGCAGGGCGAGCACAGCGCCGCGCTGTTGCAATGGGTGCCCGGAGCACAGCCGCTGCTTCCTGGCGCGTTGACGAACTGCCGCTCGCACTGCGTGCATTGCGTGAGATCGATCGACGAGGGGTGTCCTCGCTCGGTCTGATAGAACAGCTCGGGCGCGAAGAGCACGAAGCCCTGGTCCCTGAGATTGATGACGGGCGCCTGCTGTGCCGGGCGCTCGAAGTCCGTGAACGCGCCCTTGAGGAACGACATCTCGAGCGCGGCATGCTCGTAATTCTCGGTGTAGAGCACCTCGATACCGTAGAGCCCCGGCTGGTTGAAGACCACGCTGTTCGTGGTTCGCCAGGCGGAGAATCCAATCTGCGGTGGCCGGGTGATGACCGCGTAGGCCGTCTGGTTCCTGTCGAAGAGCGTCAGGCTGACGGAATCATCCGTGTAGAAGCCCAAATGCACCGGCTGGCTCACCCAGTCGTTCGGCACGGCAAGCAATCCACGCAGGCGCGTGGCGAAGGAGGTGGTGGTGCCGTTGTAAGCGAAGCCACAACCGCCAACGCCACAACCTGGTACCGCGTTGGTGAAGTCGCCGTAGCTCGCCTGCATCCCCGAGCTGTTGTTGTTCGACAGGTCCAGCGGCGTGCGGAGAACACTGGTGAGCCGAGATCCCGCCTGCGTCTCCATGAAGGCGTTGATGCCCGCGTTATAGGCCGCTGCGTTCTGGGGAAAATCGGCTGCGGGATTCTGGGAGCTGCTCGAGGCAGAGCAGAGCCCCGTCCCCTGCTGGTTTGGCAGCGGTGCGATGGGATCCCCAGTGAGGACGACCTGGATCGGCTGGGCCTGAGCGGAGTCAGGCGCCAACCCTCCCCCCAAGGCGACAAGGACGAACAGGGACACGCGGAAGGCTGACGACAGGAGCATGGCTGCCTCCTATCATCACTTGATGGGAGGACTCCCGTCGGTCGCGTCCCCATCCTTCCGCTCTCTCAGCCGAAGTTGAGTCTCGCGCACTTGTGGCCAGGAGCCGGCGCTCTCGTCGCTCTGCTTGACACTGCCGCTCCATGCCCCTCCCTCGCACGCAACAGTGCCCTGTCCCTCGCCCCATTTCTCAAAGGGAGAGCGATTGAGAGCTAGGGGGTGTTCTGCTTGGAGGCGGCGGGAATCGAAGCCGTGTAGGGGGTAAACCGGCCCGCTCTGAAAAACGGCGCCCCCCTCGGTTTCCCTCTGAAGATCGGCCCCTCGAAGCGTCCACACGCGTCCGCACGGGTCCAGTGGATTTGGTCCTTTTTTGGTCCCCAGGCCCGTTACCCGATCTGATCGTCCTACGGTTGAACGGGGTAACACAGGGCGGTGGAGCAGGAGCATTTCGCCCCTACTGAACCTCGTGATTCCATGGGTTTTCAGGCGGATGTCCCCTTGGAAAGCGCGCCTTGAGTGCTGTGCCGAAAGGGGACGAATGCCTTCTTGGCGAAAACCTTACCGGCGTGCACGGCGTGCACGAACAAGTTCTTCGATCCGTGCTTCCCAGCCCTTGATATGGATGACGCGATCAAAGTCCCCCTCGTTGCCTTTGAGCAGTTCTAGGCGACTCTTGGCGCTCAGGGTCTCCCAGTCCTCGTACATTACGTAGGCTGCGTTCCCATAATTGAGGCATTCAAAGACCACGAGATCATCCGCGAACTGCGCGCCGAAGTACCGGAGGAAGCCCGACGTGCCACGGAGCCAGTTCTTCGGATCCAGCTTCTTGAGAACCTGAAAGCGCTCAAAAAAGCGCTTTTCTTCAGCGGGCTCGGGTGTCTTGCCCTTGAAGAACGCTTTCACCAATTGGTCACGCGTTCCTGGTGGCAAGATCTCCCAATCGACCTTCACTGAGGCCGTAAAGTCCTTGTAGCTCGCGGTCGTTGAGACTACATCCACGTCTCCCACATTTTCTTGGAGCAGATTGAGCGCGAACAGAAGTTCATCTGGGTCGGTGTTCTTCCGGCGAAACACCTGGGACACAGCAAACTTGATCTGCCATTCCAGTTGCTCGCGTTGGCGTTCGCTCAGCACTTCGACCGCGATCGTGTGTCCACGCGCCGGGATGAACTCTCTCTGGTAGGCTTTGTAGCTCCGGGTCATGGTGTGCGTTCGGTAGTAGGAACCCCAACTCGGGGCCTCCCACGTCGCTGTCTTCTCGATTTTCGGCAGGTCTTTCCGAACAATCTCTTCACCATCAAGGTTGATGCGCGACGCTTTGCCGTTTTCAGGGGAGGGCAGGACGTCGTCGAGCACCTTCAACCCCTTCGGCGTGAGCGTGATCCCGAGGTGCGAATACATCCCCTCCGCAAGTTCCGACCTCTTAACCCAGAGCACACACGCAACCTGGAATTCATCGTCGGCCAAGTCAGTGATCGCTCGCACAATCGAATCCGGGATCTTCCTGAAACTTTGCTTCCACTCGCCGGCCATGCCGCCTCCTCATGTTACACCGTCGAACGCTAGCCCGGTTTCTAACATAAAGTGGCCCTCCCATCATGTGTTGAGGGGATAGAACATCGTCGGGCGTCTTGCTGCGTGGGCGTGCTCATCTCCGATCTCTCCTCTGGCGCCGGGGGCGCTTGGGCTCAGCTAGGAAGGCCAGCACGAGGCGCAAGATCAGCTTGAGCTGTAGACCTTGAAGCCGTCCCAGTAGGCGCAGGAGGCGCCGCACTTCCGGCGAGTGCGCCAGCTCGGGCGGTACTTCGAGCTGTGCCGCTTGCGGCAGACTGGCCACGGGGGCAAAGCCCATCAGCTCGTGAGGGCCACTTCGCAGGGCCACGCACAGCCGGAACAGCGTGGGCACGCTGGGAAGCATCTTCCCGCGCTCTAGCCGCCCGTAGACCTCCGGAGCCTTGCCGATGCTCGCGGCAAGGTCGGCCTGGGTGAACCCCGCGCGCATCCGCGCCGCTCGCAATGCCCTTCCGAGCGTTGCCCCGAGCCGTTGCTCTTGGCGCTTCGCGTCCCGAGGAAGCAGGGGACGGCGACTGCGGGCCTTGCGCCGAGCGAGGGCCTCTGCGAGCCGTGCTGTCTGGTGACCTTTCATCGCGGGAACCTCGCGCGCCGCGCCAGCACGAAACACCCAAGCCGGGTGCGCATGGCAGGGAGAGAGGCAGGCAGCCGATCAGCTCACCGGGCGCGGTGAACTGCCGCGACCAGGGGCGCCCCCAGGATGCAGGGCGCCCCCAGTCGCTTCGCACTGGCCACGCCGATCCATCGTGTGGCCAGTGGCGCGCGCTTCGATGGGATCGGTCTGTCCCCCCTCCAAGGTCAGAGGCAAGCCGATCCGTATCAGTTCGCCGCCCCCCGTCGCGACGAGGGCGTTAGCGCCGCGGCCGAGCTGGAAGCGGCGGCGATGGCTGCCGTCCTGGCGCGCGCCACGGGGCCGAGCTGGAGCTGTCCGACGTGGGCGCCACCGGCCCGAGCAGGACGCGGCGACGATCAGTCCCGAGCCGTGCTGGTGTCCTGAGCAGGGGACTTCACAGCGCCGTCAGCCGAAATGAAGCAATGGGTGGCCGGAGTGCAGAAGAGAGATCTCTCAGTAACCTCGCAGCAGATTTCGCCCTCTCCACACACGTCAGGTCCGCAAATCGCGGGATGATGTCGCTGCGCAGAGACATCATTGGCCTGCTCAGGATCTTCGACGCCACCGCATGCAGCCACGTTCAGTGCGAGGACGACAAGGGACAGCCTCATTTTTAGTGCCTCCGTTGTGGGTGTGACGGCGCAGCAGGGTAGCGTAAGGCAAGATTCACCGGCCACCATCAATCAGCAGAGAGTGTGCAATGCCAGAACCACGAGCACACCAAGCTTATCAAAGTGCATTTACGAGAATGGCGCGCGGGCGTGAATGCGAAATGCGCCCGCGAGGGAGCGCGGCGCCCGCGTCGAGGCTCGCCTGCTGCGCCGGTAGCCCGCGCG
Encoded proteins:
- a CDS encoding helix-turn-helix transcriptional regulator; translation: MRAARMRAGFTQADLAASIGKAPEVYGRLERGKMLPSVPTLFRLCVALRSGPHELMGFAPVASLPQAAQLEVPPELAHSPEVRRLLRLLGRLQGLQLKLILRLVLAFLAEPKRPRRQRRDRR
- the traA gene encoding outer membrane exchange protein TraA family protein, translated to MLLSSAFRVSLFVLVALGGGLAPDSAQAQPIQVVLTGDPIAPLPNQQGTGLCSASSSSQNPAADFPQNAAAYNAGINAFMETQAGSRLTSVLRTPLDLSNNNSSGMQASYGDFTNAVPGCGVGGCGFAYNGTTTSFATRLRGLLAVPNDWVSQPVHLGFYTDDSVSLTLFDRNQTAYAVITRPPQIGFSAWRTTNSVVFNQPGLYGIEVLYTENYEHAALEMSFLKGAFTDFERPAQQAPVINLRDQGFVLFAPELFYQTERGHPSSIDLTQCTQCERQFVNAPGSSGCAPGTHCNSAALCSPCNTELYCGAACTPCQAATPFCVNQNGEFACAQCRQDSDCPPPDACHTVACSPMGTCTFPSVADGTACPGGTCQDGSCVAVDAGTPDAGSSPDGGAGADAGSSGPDAGGSDEDGGTTPGNPDGSVSGPDGGPSEGTPDSGTSADAGTRPGGGDETAEGGCGCGSGMSALAPLALLGLPLVLRRLRRRQGAR